Part of the Funiculus sociatus GB2-C1 genome is shown below.
AAACTGACATTAAATGTTAACAATCTGGAGCTAACAATTAAGGTAGATCGCGCAGTACATCGCCCTGAAAAAGCATCACACTCCTATTAATCTCTATTGGTTAGCGCTGACACTAAGCTAATAGAAATGTTAATAAATCTGAGTTGCTTAATCACGTAATCAGAGTCTTGGCAATTACAAAATCTTTTCACTCTCTTGAGCCGATTATTTCGTAACCTGCGCGTACAGCAGCATCATAAATACTGCCAATTGGAGCATAATCTTCCGACTGCACAGCAACGTAGGACTGTATTTGCGCCCGATTCATGGCAGATTGCAATTCTGTATTTGGCTGTAGTAGCGCAGATTCTAGCTCATTTATCAAAGCTGTACTCAGCCGCTGCGATACAAGTACGGGAGGCATCGGACATGGCCCAATTGACTCGATTATCCGCAAATGATCGGACAATTCCGGCGAATCGCGCAGTTCTTGTTCTAACACAGTGCTGTCGATCGACGAACAATCAGCCAGTCCGTCAACAACTAATCGAATAGAACGTTGATGCGAACCAGATTGGATTACCTTGCCGAAAAAGCTACTATATCCACCCTGTAAAAGTCGATAGCGCAACAAGTTGTAACCGCTGTTTGAACCCGGCTCGTTGTAGCACAATATTTTTCCTGCCAGATCCTCAAAACTTTTCAGGTTACTCTCAGCATTGACGATGATATCCGAGAAGTAAACTGCCTGATTTTGATAGCGCCTACCCCCCATCACTGGCGCAACTAAAGCCTTGAGTTGACCGGGAACGATGCTGTCAAGCTGCACAAAAGGCAAACCACAAATAAAAGCAATGTCCAGTTTATCTTGCAGCATCACCGGATCTGCAAGCGGATCGTACTCGCTTTGCACAATCTGCGGTTCTACACCCAATACTCCCCCCAAATATGCCCCAACTGCTTCGTAGAACCAGAACATATT
Proteins encoded:
- a CDS encoding PhnD/SsuA/transferrin family substrate-binding protein, with amino-acid sequence MDTKSTSQPDKLSLVSYLAPNMFWFYEAVGAYLGGVLGVEPQIVQSEYDPLADPVMLQDKLDIAFICGLPFVQLDSIVPGQLKALVAPVMGGRRYQNQAVYFSDIIVNAESNLKSFEDLAGKILCYNEPGSNSGYNLLRYRLLQGGYSSFFGKVIQSGSHQRSIRLVVDGLADCSSIDSTVLEQELRDSPELSDHLRIIESIGPCPMPPVLVSQRLSTALINELESALLQPNTELQSAMNRAQIQSYVAVQSEDYAPIGSIYDAAVRAGYEIIGSRE